In Spirosoma aureum, a single genomic region encodes these proteins:
- a CDS encoding acyl-CoA desaturase produces the protein MIILAFFLAHWYLSVLMQTLFLHRYAAHQMFTMSKGWEKVFYVLTFIGQGSSFLSPRAYGIMHRLHHAHADTDQDPHSPEFSKNLFDMMWKTRIYYNDILNNRDTIPAKFKKGVPNWPWMERFGDRWPVRLAWGTAYTLIYIQFATSPWLFLLLPVQFLMGPVHGAIINWYAHRYGYTNFKLDDTAKNLLPFDFLMMGESYHNNHHKYGGRANFGGFRWHEFDPAYPLLKVLNGLKIIKLRTGRDEAYM, from the coding sequence ATGATCATTCTCGCTTTCTTTCTGGCGCACTGGTACTTATCAGTGTTAATGCAAACTCTCTTTCTTCATCGCTACGCGGCCCATCAGATGTTCACCATGAGCAAAGGCTGGGAAAAAGTATTTTACGTCCTGACTTTCATCGGGCAGGGATCATCCTTTCTGAGTCCACGCGCTTACGGAATCATGCACCGCCTACACCATGCCCACGCCGATACGGACCAGGACCCACATTCGCCGGAGTTTTCAAAAAATCTGTTCGATATGATGTGGAAGACCCGCATCTATTACAATGACATCCTGAATAACCGGGACACGATTCCGGCAAAATTCAAAAAAGGAGTACCAAACTGGCCCTGGATGGAACGCTTCGGTGATCGATGGCCGGTTCGGTTGGCCTGGGGAACAGCCTACACCTTGATCTATATCCAGTTTGCAACATCGCCGTGGTTATTTCTATTATTACCTGTGCAGTTTCTGATGGGGCCAGTCCATGGAGCGATTATTAACTGGTATGCTCACCGTTACGGATATACCAATTTCAAGCTGGACGACACGGCAAAAAACCTCTTACCGTTCGATTTCCTGATGATGGGCGAATCATACCACAACAATCACCATAAATATGGCGGTCGGGCCAACTTTGGCGGCTTCCGCTGGCACGAGTTCGACCCGGCCTACCCGCTGCTAAAGGTGCTGAATGGGCTTAAGATTATCAAGTTGCGCACAGGACGCGACGAAGCCTATATGTGA
- a CDS encoding heavy metal translocating P-type ATPase has product MSTATIPSTSCYHCGNDCAGNNILVDDKRFCCEGCKTVYTILSQHQLCQYYTIESGGESLRRGNTLKANNGSQPEQSRLAFLDHPDIIAQLLEFSNESIAKVTFYIPTIHCSSCLWLLEHLYRLNSGIQQSRVDFLKKQVHLTYQPDKLTLRQLVELLSSIGYEPLISLNDVVKEQQQPSDRPLLYRLAVAGFCAGNIMLFSFPEYLGLDDPAFTQLFGILNILLALPVVIYSASGYFESVWKSLKKGAINIDFPILLGILVAFFRGTYEVLFLTGAGYFDSLTGLIFFLLCGKWFQQRTHDFLSFERDYKSYFPLAVTLLGRREEQNAKSEEQEVKAPIDTIIPQASLTSSEQIVLVSQLRKGDRIRIRNHELIPADGLLYKGKAMIDYSFVTGESEPEAKRLGALVYAGGKQLGEAIELEVVRDVSQSYLTQLWNNDAFRKENSSRMLTFADIVGKYFTLTVITVATLVGLYWYHEDLSRAINAFTAVLIIACPCALSLSYPFALGSGLRKLSQHKLYLKNAGVIEQMAACDTIVFDKTGTLTNTEQHDVQESFLQPLTAYERALIASLVQQSVHPLSRKLTAYLADSQPFPIDGFAEFPGHGVQGLVDGWFMKVGSRSFVNTDYNTSVDTDDPAGTTVHISIAQTYRGCFQFSSHYRAGIDTMLQDLRGPYRLYLLSGDTKSAQTQLKHWFPKAGQMHFNCRPQEKLAFIQHLQARGRRVLMVGDGLNDAGALKQADVGMAITDDTIQFTPASDAILEASSLNQLPAMLRYTRFGMRVIRFSFGISLLYNFVGLSYALTGNLSPVVAAILMPISSATMLAIATLGMRGYSRWKSTQIA; this is encoded by the coding sequence ATGAGCACAGCAACGATTCCATCGACCAGTTGCTATCATTGTGGTAACGATTGTGCAGGAAATAACATACTAGTCGACGACAAGCGCTTCTGTTGTGAAGGCTGCAAAACGGTGTATACGATTCTGAGCCAGCATCAGCTTTGTCAATATTATACGATAGAATCGGGAGGAGAGAGCCTTCGGCGAGGTAATACGCTCAAAGCCAATAACGGATCGCAGCCAGAACAATCGCGACTTGCGTTTCTGGACCATCCGGATATCATAGCACAACTGCTGGAGTTCTCCAACGAGTCGATTGCCAAAGTTACATTTTACATTCCGACCATTCATTGCAGTTCATGCCTTTGGCTGCTTGAACACCTTTACCGATTAAATTCCGGCATTCAGCAATCACGGGTGGATTTTCTGAAAAAACAGGTTCATCTTACCTATCAACCCGATAAGCTAACGCTGCGCCAGCTTGTTGAACTGCTCAGTTCCATCGGGTACGAACCGCTGATCAGCCTCAACGATGTGGTTAAAGAGCAGCAACAACCATCGGACCGGCCGCTCTTATACCGACTGGCTGTTGCTGGATTTTGTGCAGGTAATATCATGCTGTTCAGTTTTCCTGAATACCTTGGCCTCGACGATCCCGCGTTCACGCAGTTGTTTGGTATTCTTAATATCCTGCTCGCTTTGCCAGTCGTCATCTACTCCGCGTCGGGCTATTTCGAGTCCGTCTGGAAAAGCCTGAAAAAAGGGGCGATTAACATTGACTTTCCTATTTTGCTGGGTATTCTGGTAGCTTTTTTTCGGGGCACCTACGAAGTTCTGTTTTTGACGGGTGCGGGCTACTTCGATTCGCTGACGGGCCTGATTTTTTTTCTGTTATGTGGGAAGTGGTTTCAACAACGAACCCACGATTTTCTATCGTTCGAGCGAGATTACAAATCCTATTTCCCGCTTGCCGTGACACTACTTGGGCGGAGGGAAGAGCAAAATGCAAAGAGCGAGGAGCAAGAGGTAAAAGCGCCAATTGATACAATTATCCCCCAGGCTAGTCTCACTTCTTCAGAACAAATTGTACTCGTATCCCAGTTACGCAAAGGCGATCGCATTCGTATACGTAATCACGAACTGATTCCCGCCGATGGTCTTCTTTATAAAGGCAAGGCCATGATCGATTATAGTTTCGTAACCGGCGAATCGGAGCCGGAAGCGAAGCGGCTGGGCGCGTTAGTATACGCGGGTGGCAAACAACTGGGTGAAGCCATCGAGCTGGAGGTAGTACGCGATGTATCGCAAAGCTACTTAACCCAATTGTGGAATAACGATGCCTTCCGAAAAGAGAATTCATCCCGGATGCTCACCTTTGCCGACATCGTCGGAAAGTATTTTACCCTGACAGTCATTACGGTCGCAACCTTGGTCGGTCTATACTGGTATCATGAAGATCTGTCGCGTGCAATCAATGCTTTTACGGCCGTACTCATCATCGCCTGCCCGTGTGCGCTTTCATTATCATACCCATTTGCACTCGGCAGCGGGCTCCGTAAGTTGAGTCAGCATAAATTATATCTGAAAAACGCAGGCGTAATTGAGCAAATGGCTGCCTGCGACACGATCGTTTTTGATAAAACCGGCACGCTAACCAATACGGAGCAACACGATGTTCAGGAGTCGTTTTTGCAACCATTAACGGCCTACGAACGAGCACTTATTGCCTCGTTGGTCCAACAGTCGGTCCACCCGCTCAGTCGTAAGCTAACGGCTTATCTGGCAGATAGTCAGCCATTTCCAATTGACGGATTTGCTGAATTTCCAGGTCATGGTGTTCAGGGACTCGTCGATGGCTGGTTCATGAAAGTAGGATCGCGCTCCTTTGTCAATACGGATTACAATACATCGGTTGATACGGATGATCCCGCTGGAACAACGGTCCATATTTCTATTGCGCAGACGTACCGGGGGTGCTTTCAATTTTCTTCTCACTACCGGGCAGGAATTGATACGATGTTACAGGATTTGCGTGGGCCATACCGACTTTATCTGCTCTCGGGCGATACTAAATCTGCTCAGACGCAGTTAAAACATTGGTTTCCCAAAGCCGGGCAGATGCATTTCAATTGTCGTCCACAGGAAAAGTTAGCGTTTATTCAGCATCTACAGGCTCGGGGACGTCGGGTATTGATGGTCGGCGATGGGCTGAACGATGCCGGAGCGCTGAAACAGGCCGATGTTGGCATGGCCATTACCGATGATACGATTCAGTTCACACCTGCCAGCGATGCCATTCTGGAAGCATCTTCGTTGAATCAACTGCCTGCTATGTTACGATACACCCGTTTCGGAATGCGCGTGATCCGGTTCAGTTTTGGTATTTCACTCCTCTATAACTTCGTCGGTTTATCCTACGCGCTGACGGGCAACTTATCGCCCGTGGTAGCCGCAATTCTCATGCCCATCAGTTCGGCTACCATGCTGGCGATTGCTACGCTGGGTATGCGGGGATATAGCCGATGGAAATCTACCCAAATAGCCTGA
- a CDS encoding MFS transporter, whose protein sequence is MLTSSRINAQLLVVVFAQFAGTSLWFAGNAILPELQHLLKTAGLTSWITSSVQIGFISGTLIYAVLAIPDRFRSTHVFLISVTLAAAVNLIWLVLPLKAETVLVSRFMTGFFLAGVYPVGMKIAADRFRPVLGRAMGFLVGALVLGTAFPHLIRGLGSSLPYRTLIVSVSLLAISGGVLLAVVVPAKSIQANGNFFRFQALLSLWKPSAFRPAMLGYFGHMWELYTLWAFLPTLIGYYRHQHPDAAITTSLWAFGAIAAGAAGCVGGGYFALRIGSARVAQCLLLTSGLCIALTPFLVAAPYYLFGLFLLVWGVAAAGDSPQFSTLVASHAAVDNRGSILTLVTCFGFLLTVISIQLMDWLVAYFGISGGLFYVLLPGPILGLWAMRQMASPDRL, encoded by the coding sequence ATGCTCACCTCTTCCCGTATCAATGCTCAATTACTGGTCGTTGTATTTGCTCAATTTGCCGGCACTTCGCTCTGGTTTGCTGGTAATGCCATTCTTCCTGAACTTCAACATCTGCTAAAGACGGCGGGACTTACCAGCTGGATTACCTCGTCCGTCCAGATTGGTTTTATCTCCGGCACACTGATCTACGCGGTCTTGGCCATACCCGATCGTTTTCGCTCAACCCATGTTTTCCTCATCTCCGTAACGTTAGCGGCTGCGGTCAATCTGATCTGGCTGGTTCTCCCGCTAAAAGCAGAAACGGTTTTAGTCAGCCGATTCATGACCGGCTTCTTTCTGGCAGGTGTTTATCCGGTGGGTATGAAAATTGCAGCCGATCGATTCAGGCCCGTTCTAGGCCGGGCAATGGGTTTTCTGGTCGGTGCTCTGGTGCTGGGAACAGCCTTCCCGCACCTGATACGAGGTTTGGGGAGTAGCTTGCCGTATCGTACACTAATCGTATCGGTCAGTTTGCTGGCTATTAGCGGTGGAGTTTTGCTCGCTGTCGTTGTCCCCGCAAAATCCATACAGGCCAACGGTAATTTCTTTCGCTTCCAGGCACTGCTTTCACTATGGAAGCCCTCAGCCTTTCGCCCGGCTATGCTGGGTTATTTTGGCCATATGTGGGAGCTGTATACGCTTTGGGCTTTTCTGCCAACCCTGATTGGCTACTACAGACATCAACATCCCGACGCAGCCATAACGACTTCGTTATGGGCGTTCGGGGCTATCGCTGCGGGAGCTGCGGGCTGTGTGGGTGGTGGCTATTTTGCCTTACGGATCGGAAGCGCGCGAGTTGCCCAATGTCTATTGCTCACATCGGGTCTTTGTATCGCCCTGACGCCGTTTCTGGTGGCTGCACCGTACTATCTGTTCGGGCTGTTTCTGCTTGTCTGGGGAGTTGCAGCCGCTGGTGACTCTCCGCAATTTTCAACGCTGGTGGCCAGTCACGCTGCGGTCGACAATCGGGGTAGTATTCTAACGCTCGTTACCTGTTTTGGTTTTCTATTGACAGTGATATCCATCCAGCTGATGGACTGGCTGGTCGCTTATTTTGGTATATCGGGCGGGCTTTTTTACGTGCTGCTTCCCGGACCGATATTGGGTCTTTGGGCGATGCGCCAAATGGCGAGTCCTGATCGTTTGTAG